The sequence below is a genomic window from Harmonia axyridis chromosome 1, icHarAxyr1.1, whole genome shotgun sequence.
ctcatgagatctcggtaatctgaggagcaaaaaattctggaatggggtaattaattagtttgaattgAGCTTAAAATTATGGCGTaaccattttttccaaattcataattaatttgcagttttcacgtactgacggaattgtatgaatgtagtagtagaattcatgagatctcggtaatctgaggagcaaaaaatttcggaatagggtaattaattagtttgaatagagtcTGAAATTATGCCATAACAATTTTCTCCATATTCTTAtcagatttgcatttttcacgtactgacggaattggatgaatgttgtAAAagaactcatgagatctcggtaaactgaggagcaaaaaatttcagaatagggtaattaattagtttgaatagagcctacaATTATGCAGTAATGATTTACCATATGCATATAGGATTTGCAGTTTTCATTTACCTACTGCCGGAATTTGATGAATGAAGTAGTagaactcatgagatctcgataatctgaggagcaaaaaattccggaatagcgtaattaattagtttgaataaggcctaaaattatgccgtaataattttctccatattcataggagatttgcatttttcacgtactgacggaatgggatgaatgcagtagaagtactcatgatttttcggtaatctgaggagcaaaaaattccggaatagggtaactaattagtttgaatagagcctaaaattattatgatattcaGATTATTCTGAGGTGTTTATTTACaattgggttctgctagctcaaCCGTGAAACTAGCAGAACACAGGGTTTTTTTAAAACAACATAAATTCAGAAATTCGGTaatgggttcaaacgtgagcctaaaAAGAGCCTGAAATTATGGTTTAATCAGATTTTCCATAAGATATCGATAAGcttggtggttctgctagcttaacgttaagctagcagaacccgcgaTTCCTCCGACAAttcaggagcaaaaaatttttgaattggttaATAAATCAGCCTAAAATGAGTCTAAAATTatggtcaaaaaaaaaatcgaaaattcgaaaggggttctgctagcttaacggggTTTATATTGGGCAAGAAGACTTGCACAATCGACGCTCACTTGCTACTGTTGATTCGCAGTTCTTGTGTGAATAAAATCTCGACTTTTTCGAGGTACTTTTTTCTTGCACAGTTCCAAATCTCCTTTCGAGAAAAGTATGCGCCACTACTCTAGTCGGGGTCACAAATTTGTAGTGGTATTTAGGAATTCAATAGTGATAGAACGATATCACTTTTTTTTGCCGATACGATATATCGGCCGATACCGATATTTACGTGCCGATATGCCGATATACCGATATATCGTATCGGCAAACCTAACGCCACCCATGAATACACTACCGAAGCGAAATCCGGGGAAGTCCCGTTTCATAATACATATAATTCCGTTGCGaggaaacagaaaaaaagttgATTCAGGATATTCAAACGCGTTGGAATTCTACGTACTATATGCTTGAGCGTTTATTGGAACAAAAAGAAGCGATCACATTATATATTACCAACAATGATGGTCTCACCAACCTTACTTACTCTGAATGGGAATTGGTGAAAAACATCCTCAATATTTTAAGGCCATTTGAAGAAATCACAAAAACTGCAAGTAAAGAGCAATGTTGCATTTCTGAAGTGATTCCATTAGTCGTAACATTAAAAGAATATTTATCTAAAGAGGGGCCAATCTTTGCTGGTGTAGGCACAATGAAGAATGAACTTTTAACAAGTTTAGAAAGAAGACTTGGTGAAACAATATTTCAACGAGAAAATCTGTATGTTGCCACATTCTTAGACCcaagatttaaaatgaattttttccctAAAGATACCAAAGGACAAATATTAACctgtattaaaaatttaattaaaaggAAGTATAATACTGTAACTGAAGTGGATCTCGAATCTTCGGAAGATGATAA
It includes:
- the LOC123672036 gene encoding zinc finger BED domain-containing protein 4-like → MLERLLEQKEAITLYITNNDGLTNLTYSEWELVKNILNILRPFEEITKTASKEQCCISEVIPLVVTLKEYLSKEGPIFAGVGTMKNELLTSLERRLGETIFQRENLYVATFLDPRFKMNFFPKDTKGQILTCIKNLIKRKYNTVTEVDLESSEDDNIPLSDLNKENTFWGTFDSIASTSTETTKTKNMQAWVNEVITYLECSTQPKDKSPFEWWEAEKKKFPCLFIAASVYLSAPAASVSSEQLFSELGNIYEPKRNRLNEDRAEMLVFLHHNIKKLNFSY